DNA from Mytilus edulis unplaced genomic scaffold, xbMytEdul2.2 SCAFFOLD_2522, whole genome shotgun sequence:
gctatgtttctaattttcatgtacaacaatttatagattctttttgaaaaatattggtggccctgaaaagggccgttatgttttggtgaaaaaatcacacttcttaagcacgttctccacggattcttcgtgccaattggatatcctttggcatgatggttactctcttggcgtggattgcgcacaagttggtatcctcgaagagaccgaccaagtaggcttcgctggcttcctgtagggccatgacggctgaactctggaatcggagatcagttttgaagtcctgggcgatttcacggactaatctctggaaggggagtttcctgatgaggagctctgtgctcttctggtatctcctgatttctcggagagcgactgttcctggcctgtatctatgtggtttcttgactcca
Protein-coding regions in this window:
- the LOC139505655 gene encoding histone H3, whose product is MARTKQTARKSTGGKAPRKQLATKAARKSAPATGGVKKPHRYRPGTVALREIRRYQKSTELLIRKLPFQRLVREIAQDFKTDLRFQSSAVMALQEASEAYLVGLFEDTNLCAIHAKRVTIMPKDIQLARRIRGERA